In Glycine soja cultivar W05 chromosome 10, ASM419377v2, whole genome shotgun sequence, the genomic stretch ACCAGTTCTCCTCCGCCGCCGCTCCCTCATCCTCCGGCGACGGCAAGGCCGGCCGTGCCGGAAAGTCCGACCGTGCCGCCTTCGAATGGGACCTCGTCGCTGATCACCGGGCCGCCAACCGGATCGGAAACGTCTACTCCTCGATAGGCCTGCAGCGCCAGTCCAGCGGGAGCAGCTACGGCGAGAGCTCGCTCTCCGGCGGCGGCGACTTCTACGCTCCGACGATCTCCACGGCGGCGGCCAGCGACGTCGACGCCTTCGGCTACCTCCACGACGAGCGAAGCAAGTTCTCGGAGGCGGCGCCGGCGAGGATCGCCGGCTCCTCCTCCGGGAAGAGCTGGGCGCAGCAGACGGAGGAGAGCTACCAGCTGCAGCTCGCGCTCGCTCTGCGGCTCTCGTCCGACGCCACGTGCGCCGATGATCCCAATTTCCTCGATCCGGTGCCGGACGACGGCGCGCTGCGGCTCTTGTGGTCGGCCGAGGCAGTTTCGCATAGGTTTTGGGTACGTTGATCGCTGTGCCTCTTTGTTTACGCGGCTTGGATTGGATTGAATTGTATTGTGATTACGAATTCCGGTGATGGATTTCACTGTTTGGTGTTTTTGAATCGTGTGCTGAATAATTTGGAAGCTTGTGAGTGGACATAGGTGTAGTTTGACTCTGGTAAGCTTGATCAAGTGCAATGTAATGTAGCATGAGGTGAAGCTGCAGTGGTTCTATGATTGTAAACTgttgaatttatatattatataggtTTAGTCTTCGCCAAAGGGAGGAATGGAGGATCAATCAAATTGTGGTTGATGATCGCAAATTTTTAGACGTTCATTCACAATGATTGGTTGGTCCTTTTCTGTGAGTGATTGGAGGAGTTGTAGTTTGAATTGAATGGAAGGGAATTGCATTAGTACAAAACTGTTAGGAGTTAGATGGAAGGGAAAGGAAAATTAGTTACTGACAGTTATTGTAAATTAGTCAGTTATAGCAATTAGTTAGATTAGATATAAATAGGGGTAATTAAGAGCAAGGACTCAAAGGAGGATTCTATCTTGTTTTGTATCATCTGTAGGTTGAGCTTATGCTCtttgtgaaaaaataaatcCTTCCTGAAGGGGAAACCCTTGAAGGAGGGATCTACTATTTTCCGTTCTTCTCCTTCCATTTAATTTCTAACAAAAATTCTTAGTAAGAAGTTGTGCTTTGTTTGTCTGAAAGGACAGAGTTGGATTTTGAATTACACTGTTGAAATCTAATGGGTATCATGTTCCTTTTtgcttttctcttcttcccCCCTCCCCCGTGACGTCTGTGTCTTGGGAAAACTGTTTGCTGTGAATTCTGGGCAGTATGGGTAGGGTATCCTCTTACTGTGTGCTTACCATATTTCTCATGCTTATCTCAAGTTATTTTTCTCATTGTTGTGCTGCATAAAAATTCAATATTGGATAATGTAATACTTTAAGGAGCTTCaaaatgttaatttataaatgaagttgaaaCCTGATTCTTGAGTTGTTGCATGAATTATgtttaagaggaaaaaatatcCCTTCACTCTTTATTCTactccatttttcttttttgaaaatcaTCTCTTGTTTTCCCTGGAAAGTTGAGGGAGGAAACTGGAAGTTGTACCGTTTTGGTAAGATATGCAATTGTTAATTTTGTGTCTTGTTAATAACGTGCACCAGGTGAATGGTTGCCTATCATACTCTGACAAAATTCCAGATGGCTTTTACCTAATTCACGGGATGGATTCCTTTGTCTGGACCATGTGCACTGATCTGCATGAAAATGGACGAATTCCATCAGTTGATATGCTGAAGTCTGTGAATCCCTGTGTCGTTCCTTCACTCGAAGTAGTTATGGTGGATCGATGCAGTGACCCCAGCTTAAGAGATCTGCAAAATAGTGTTCATAACATTTCTTTCACTAGCATAACAACAACAGATGTTGTAGATAAACTTTCCAAGCTGGTTTGCAACCGTATGGGGTGAGCCTCCTTGGCATTCATGGCCTGACCTATTTAACTTTTTGTCTGGTCATATCAGTCTTAACTGTGTTTTATTGCTATACACAAGGGGTTCAGCTTCTGTTGGGGAAGATCACTTTTTTTCCATCTGGAGGAATTGCAGTAATGATCTGAAAGATTGCTTAGGATCTGTTGTTATTCCCATAGGTAGTCTATCTGTTGGCCTCTGCCGGCATCGTGCTATATTATTCAAAGTAAGGCTCTACTTTCCTTTGGCTTTTTAAGGCTATGATTATGCATGTTAACTTGTTTTTGTTTGCTAGTTTAGTACATGCAATtgtatttaagttgttttttaaatGACTTGCTTTATATTCAATATTTTCAGGTACTAGCTGACGCCATTGATTTACCATGTCGAATTGCTAAGGGCTGTAAATATTGCAAAAGGGATGATGCTTCATCTTGTCTTGTTCGATTTGGGATTGAGAGGTATGTGCTTTATTGCCAAACACAAATACTTTTCTGTTAATAAGTAGGCTGCAATGGAAAAATTAGTTTCCAATAGTTGATGGCCATGGAAAAGGACTTTATATAATTGGTTAACTTGTGAGCATTCtgtttattgtcattttaaatatatgtttctTTATAGTAATATTCCTGACACCTCTCATCTTTCATAATCTAAATACAGGGAGTATCTTGTTGATTTAATTGGAAAGCCAGGAAACTTATCCGAGCCTGATTCCTTGCTCAATGGTCCATCTTCCATCTCATTTTCTTCACCCTTGCGCTTTCCACGACTTAAACCAGCTGAAACTACCATTGATTTCAGGTCACTGGCCAAACAGTATTTCTCGGACTGTGTGTCTCTTGAGCTTGTCTTTGACAACAATTCTGCAGGTGATATTCATATTTCCTGTTAATTTATGATACTCTACATCTGGGAGTGTGAAAGATCTACTAATGGCCTACTGTTGCATTTATTAAGAATTTAGGATCCAGGTGTCCCCgatctttctctttttaatttccaTATTTTCAATGAATGATGAAATCATTTTCTTTAAGATAGTTACTCTCTGATTGGGTTGAGGGCCCAGACCACGACCAGGACTAGGGCCAGGGCCAGTTATTGGACTTGGATCTAAAAGAGGCCCAAGATTTGGAAGGTTTATGTTAGGAAAAAGAAGTGGGTCCCTACACTTGGTTATCTGAGTAGGAAGAGTTAGTTGCATGCTGGCTGAGAGGTGTAGATCCCAGATAGGGGGAAGGTTACAGGGAGGGGAGTGTAGGGAGTGATGAGTTATTTTTTGCAATTGCTTTTGGGGTGAATTGTAGGCAGAGAAGATTCCTTTTCTGAGAAGCAGCATTCTCCACTGGAGTATATTTTTTTGCCTGTTATAGCTCATTAAGCTGGTTCAGATAATAAAACTATCAGTTTCTGGTGTTTAATCTGTGGTTCCTACTTCCCAACAcactttataattaatttgcttGTCTACCAAACTTATATGTTAATGTGTTATAGCTTTCTTATTTGAATTGAACTCTATCCATTTGTTGTTTTAATCAGTTTATAAGCACCAAGAGATTAGATGGCAGGCGTCTGTATTTTTGTCTCTTTCGTATGCTCACTGCAATTAGCTGATGAATACTTTTTCTAAACTTGGAAATTGCAAGAATATGGTTGcctactaaaaaaaagttcatgATTCTTCACTTTGATGTTTGTGCTATATGGTGTTCCATGTAAGTTGGGTTCTGTATTGTAGAATTGGAAGCACAGTTCAAGTTACTTGGTCAAGTTTATCAATTTCTTGATTTATTGTGATGAACAGGGGTTAACATCATTTATTCTGTCTACAGAATGAAATTTGAGTgactatatatttaatttaattttaacatgtGGCAAATTTGCAAGTAAATCAACATCTGGAATAGTTCCAAAAAGCACGTACTTTGAATAAATGTTCATGTTGCTTGTTTGACTTCGACATTAGTTGTAGTTTTGCCTGTCTTCCTGTAATCTTGTTTGCAGTTATGGATGATAGTTATTTAAACTTTAACTAGGTGCCAATTTAGGAGGCGCTAAATTTTCTATCACATGAGCTGTTGCTAATGTGGATTCTGGATTCTCCATTTCAGAACAGTTTGATGGGAAGTGCAAAGACAGGAATAACCCTAGGCCAATTTTGACTGACAGCAATAGAAGTTCTCACCTTCCTCTGCATCCTCAAGATTCTCATCCAAGCTCACGGGAACAAGGTTCCGAAACATATCAATCATGTAACCCTCCTCAGAACATTGTAGACTCGACTGTGGGAAAGTATCCACCACCAATAAAGCATAAGCGTCCTGCTGGTATACCAACCCCATTAGCACTTACAAATACTAATGATGACATGATTGAGGGCAAGAGGTTTGCTGAAGGAAGTCAACTGATTCCTAGCAAACATGCTCGAGAGCTTAACCTTGACATGGAGGATTTGGACATACCATGGTGCGATCTTGTTTTAAGAGAGAAAATAGGGTCAGGTATATCTTCTCCTTTATAACttgcaattttgttttaaagttttGGGGAAAAAAAGAGACATACTATTCTAGAGGGAAAAgacaaaatgaaaaaggaaattaGATATTGTCCTTAGTAATGATagtacaaaagaagaaaacaaaaaaagtaagcCTGCTCATTAGTGCAACAAAGCTCCCCAATCCATGTGCATATTTGACCAGGGGCTTTCATTGAAGAAGTCATGATTCATAAAAGCATTCAAAATATCATCCAATCACTTATACCACACCACCATAAAAATTTTCCTTGCTTCTGCCAAACCTTCTTAAGTTAATAATCAAGATCTGATCCTAACTTAAATGAGCacagtaattaatttttagtaacATAACTTGCTTCTTCTAGTGGCATGGTCTGTGTAATTAGTATCAGTAGTCATTAAATTGAAAGTGGCCTGTTGTATTTCAGGTTCTTTTGGAACTGTACATCGTGCTGAGTGGAATGGCTCGGTAAGCCAATCTCTCTCTCTTAAATTGATGCTGTATAAATCGGTCAGCTTatggttgtttgaattgttTCTGTTAAATTTTTAGACAATGAATAAAAAAGTGAATAGAGAAAGTAATAAGATGCTGAATAATTGATATATTGTGATATGAAATACTGGCACTTTACTCCTATTTATGCTAATAATCTATTCCAAAGACAAGTATAGTAAAACTAATGCAGGCAGACAAGTCCAGACTCCTGCCCAATGTTACTCCtaacatattattattaataataatcctAATAGGTCCAGCTCAATGCTCATCTAGTACAAGCCCAGCCATTGTTACACTGGCTTTTGCAGTACAAGACCAACCTTCAGTAACAGTGCATTTTATGTTTTCTAATTGAGTTGCGCCTCAAAAGACCGGgagtttatttgaaaatttttcaaACGCCAAGAGAATAAGATGTTTTGCTCATGGAACTATTTCcatcaaacatttattttttctgcAAATTAACGGAGCCTTAAATAATGTTGCCAAAGTGGCATATTTTTTAGACTTACGttcttttgttttcaagaaTTTTAAGCTTAATTTATGTCACCATTTGGAATGCGTATATGTTGGGGCTTTGGGGGTTATATGTCCTCCTAGAGGATTGCACTTTCCAGGATTGCTTCATTAAAGTTTGTAACAGAAAGTGTTTCAATtttcatacacacacacacactcacagaattataaatatataattttcttatgcTTCCCTCTTCCTCTCAACcctgttttattttttgctgtTCTTACATCCTTCAAAACACATCATATTGCAGGACGttgctgtgaaaattttgatGGAACAGGATTTTCTTGCTGAGCGCTTCAAGGAATTCCTAAGGGAGGTATGCTTGAAAGTCCTAACCCTGCTTTATTTGCTTTTTAGATATTTGCTTACTGTTTATTTGATCTGTGTTTATTAGGTTGCAATAATGAAACGTTTACGGCATCCAAACATTGTTTTGTTTATGGGGGCAGTCACTCAGCCTCCTAACTTATCAATTGTCACAGAATATTTATCAAGGTTGTACTCCTCTACATGTTCCTCATCTTTTTCCCTCAAAGAGGGAAGTTTTTCAAGGCTATGGATAATAGGATATTTTGACCTTGAGATTCTAAGAGTTCTTGACCTAAGTGCAGGGGTAGCTTATATAGGCTGTTGCATAGGTCTGGTGCCAAAGAAGTATTGGATGAGCGGCGTAGGCTTGGTATGGCTTATGACGtggtatgtatttaaaaaatgagtttaatgtCTATGTATTGACAgtgtaaaacaattttacacCGTCATCCAATCACATATCATCGTTTAAATtgctttaagataattattttaaaagtcaacgaACTTATTATACATGGTGAGTTGTGACTGGATGACTATGAAACTTTTTACATTGTTAGTGTATAAccctttttctcttaaaaataaacTCTACTGTTTCTGCTTTTTAGTATTTTTGAATTTGTATTGTCATAAAAATAATCTTTGTATTCTTTGATTAACCATGTGTTATTTTATCATTTGCAGGCAAAGGGGATGAATTATCTTCATAAACGTAATCCCCCCATTGTTCATAGAGATCTGAAATCTCCAAACCTTCTTGTTGACAAGAAATATACAGTGAAGGTAGGAATGGAGTTTTCTTtagtataaaaattacaaatagtCTTTAAGGgtttcatataaattatttgtcaCCCATGGCAGTAGGATTCCACTTTTCTTGCTGATAGCCTCACACTGATACTAGCCAATAATTAGCCACAATGTTCACGTCTTTTTTGTTCGAGCATAGCTTGAATGTAGTAAGATGTATTTGCTCAAGTGATCAGGACCTATTTCACATCTGGGGAGGGAGCAACCCTCTTCCCCCACCTGTCTCTTGGAATTTGTATTTCATcccaaaaagaaaatgacaCTTCTGGTTTCCAAATAGCAGATGACAGCCCTTTTTGGATTGTCTAGAGAGATGGAGCTATATCATGAATAAACTATTGATTTGATTGGCTTTTCTTTAAATAGTAATTGATACTTTTTTCCTGGTACATTCTAGTAATACTTTGATCTGGATCTTTTATGAACTTGAGGAAGGTTGTGTTTATTTCAAACCTTTCTTTTTATTGATAgatgtttttgcttgatttcatcttaaaaccaattggcattaagtgaagttgtccaGCAAATATACAAGTTGCACCTTGAGAATTGAGACAGGCGACGTGGGACTTTCTAAGGTCCCCCTCCACAAATGCTCGTTAGAACAGGCGAGCCTACCCGAAGAGGCAAATGACCAAGATGTAGGCTTTGATAACATTTTAGATTccatcttaaaaccaattggcattaagtgaagttgtccaGCAAATATATAAGTTGCACCTTGAGAATTGGAGCcggcgatgtgggacttcctgaCAGTTTCAGCCTTCTGCTAAATTATTTGTGcttgttttgattcaaatttggaatgttgttgaaatttgaaaagccATTTAATACGAAAACTACATGTGCAGTgtattggtaattttttttgtggaaGTTTTTTCGTTGGGGAGGGTGGGTGGGGTGGGGTTGATCTGTTCTGTTGGACATTAATGGATGTTTTCCTCCCCTCTAAATAATAATGCcttctttttgtaggtttgtgATTTTGGGCTTTCACGTCTGAAGGCCAATACATTTCTCTCATCCAAATCAGCTGCTGGGACTGTAAGTTCACATTGACTGCAGATGTTTCTGTTTTGTACTACTTATGTTTCAGAAGTTTTATAACTacgtttttattaatttttctccttttcctcCCTTAGCCTGAGTGGATGGCTCCAGAGGTTCTTCGTGATGAGCCATCGAATGAGAAGTCTGATGTTTACAGCTTTGGTGTAATCTTATGGGAGCTTGCAACATTGCAACAGCCATGGATTAATTTAAATCCAGCACAGGTTTGTTGTATAGCTGTGATACATGATATTGCAGTATGTTTATGCTTAAtagttgtattattattattattatattttttcagcaTTTATGAAACTTGTGATGTGAAATGAATGACCATAAGaataaatgaaattgaaatagcATGTGGCTGGGAATAGAAATCTGAGAATGATTGCAAGAAATGTATATTGTTTGAAGCATGTCTTGGACAAGCCAATATTGATGGGTGTATGGTTGAAATTTTAAGGTTGTGCCCAAAGtattttttgacttttgagTGTTATCCTGTTTCATGGTGGTCAATGACATCTTTGTTATATCATGCTTGCTTTGGTTGCATTTGCATGCACATAGGTAGACCTTTGGCCCAAGTTTATTCTAAATGAAAGAGGAGTGGGCCTAATGGGCCGCAGGTGCTTGAAAGAAGGAATGAGGGGCAGAATCTGTTCTAGAGAAAGTTGTCAATATGTtgctttttctgtttttcagtGTAATCACTAATTAGTAGGGTTAAGCTCTGTTGTAAGGAGCTAGATTCCACATTTTCTCTTCACATACTATAGTTTTCTactacatatttatttattttgcttcAATGTTCACAAACGCATATTGGCATGTAGGTTGTGGCAGCTGTTGGCTTTAAGGGGAAAAGGCTAGAGATCCCACATGATGTGAATCCTCAAGTAGCTGCACTAATTGATGCTTGCTGGGCGAAGTGAGTTCAGATGCATCTACCTTTATGTATTCCACTTCAATCTTctgtcattaaattttattgatattaatttaCTGCAGTGAGCCTTGGAAACGTCCTTCTTTTGCCAGTATTATGGATTCTTTGAGGCCATTGCTCAAACCCCCTACACCTCAACCTGGTTGTCCAAGCATGCCATTACTGACCTGAATGGTTTGAACGCCAAGGTTCTTTTCATGCACATATGACAGGATTTTATTGGTCTTTGATGTCTAACAAGATTACACTGCTTTAGTTGTCCCTAGGTAAGTGCCAAATTCCATGACGGTCTTCTCAATTTTTGGTTGTGCTGTGGGTAAGGGGGAATGGTCATCGATTTTCTAGTGGAGATATGACCTCATTATAGTTGGAGGTTGGAGCGTACacaattttttgttataattatttataaatcatGCTGAAATGCATTTACAACTcaataaatagttttatatgCTTTTTTTGTCCCTATTGTTCATGTGTCTAACCTCGCGGTCAAACTAATGCTTGTTCATGTCTTTTTGGTTGCAGAGTCAATTgtatatttctttaattcaGGTTTAAGAAATACTGATTTCCAACGCAGAGCATGGATACTCCCTCTTTATTGttccaaacaaaattatttgattaggTGATCTTGTAATTTTACCGAGAAATGTttcactttttcttctttcataattttgtATGTAAAAAAACATTCCCATTGTAATTACATTCAGTTAATGATAAGCAGCTTTGCCAGCGCTACCGGTGTACATTTACATTTTTCTGCATGCTTGGATCCGTTGACTCCATTGAATTACACTCTGTACTTGCATTGAATCAATTCCATGGTGGGAATACTTTTAATTCAGATGGTCCCTCCATCATCCCATCTGACATGTACGCTATTTCAGTATTTTGGTATTTTGTCTTTCTGATCCTCATACTGTAATGAGCACCAATTGTCTTGTACAACACACGATTCATTGTACTCACACCACTTTTTCCATGGTTTCTTATAATTCATGGTCGTCATTTAGAAgtttggaaaagaaaaacaatccaTAAACAGAATGATAAAAGAACAAATCTAAAATGCAAAATTTGTTTTACACTTAATTGAAGCATAAAAGAAATACATGTCTATGTACAGGACATAAGAGATGATCGAAAActcaaacaataaaacaaaaataacttaaacagACACTAAGAGGAAGAATAGATCCATTGAACAGGTAGAAGCTCAAGGGGATCAGGAAAATAATGGTAGGTGGATAGAGCCTCATAAGTGCTCGTTTTCGAGCCAGACTCTGATAACTCTCATTCCTTAAGGAACGTATTCGAATTTCGAAGGCGGGCACGGAAATACTACTATAGTACTATTAACATAGTAACTATAGGGTACATTCGGCCTAGAAATactattttagtgttatatctttattaaaaatgccatttttattaaaaatattatatacataGAACATAAATTAGAGGAAAAAGTAAATTCACGTAAACCTTATATATTAAACGAAGTATGAATATTGTCGCAGCAAATTTgcattttattatcaaaattaagcTTATATCAAAGAGAAAGGCtcacgttttttttttccttcagaaGAAAGAATCGGAACTCTCCATTTCAACGAGATCAAATAGGGATAGTTTATAAATTTTGCTCTACCAAAGCAAAGAGGAATCTGCGTCAGTTTGGCAATAGcttaagtatttattaattttattaataactaattttccTCTAAAAACTAAATCGATTATTTAATtagagttattttttttcttttcttatctatatttttttcatccacaaaaattaaatttaaaatcttaattaaagaatttgaatCCAACTCCACTCTGACCGTTGGttggaattttttattaacctttatttattatattttatttacagaAATACTTTAATAAACTCCTTTGTTCAATAAActgccaaaaaaaataaaaccccaCTCACAACTaggatcacaaaaaaaaaaaaaaaaaaagcttgctACTTTCTATttgtcttttactttttttctcaccacaattattattattttccaatAAAAGTAGTAAAATGAAGACCCGCGGGCCCATGAAAAATCCCCAGAAAAAGACAAGCTGTCGCGATTGGGTGGTAAAGTTGGGTTGGGCGACCAGACAAGTTGACAGCACTGTCGAGTGTGAACACAACAGAAGGAGTCGCTCTCAAAATCCAACCCAACCAATGAACAGCAACAACAGTCCTACGTGTGAGCCCTAGACGCGGTCGCAACACACAACCAAGAAGTAACCACCCCCAGTTGCAACTAACCAACGTAACTGCCAGGAAACaaaccaaacaaaaacaaaacctcAAACTCCTTCTCTCACACACTCTGTCTCTCACTGTGCAATGGCCTTTCCCTtccaccgccatcacctctccACCCTCCACCGCCCTCACACCCTTTTAATATCCCCACCtccctctcttttcttttctcacccctcctcattcttcttctttgaaCATGAACCCC encodes the following:
- the LOC114371891 gene encoding serine/threonine-protein kinase CTR1-like, translated to MMEMPARRSNYSLLSQIPDDQFSSAAAPSSSGDGKAGRAGKSDRAAFEWDLVADHRAANRIGNVYSSIGLQRQSSGSSYGESSLSGGGDFYAPTISTAAASDVDAFGYLHDERSKFSEAAPARIAGSSSGKSWAQQTEESYQLQLALALRLSSDATCADDPNFLDPVPDDGALRLLWSAEAVSHRFWVNGCLSYSDKIPDGFYLIHGMDSFVWTMCTDLHENGRIPSVDMLKSVNPCVVPSLEVVMVDRCSDPSLRDLQNSVHNISFTSITTTDVVDKLSKLVCNRMGGSASVGEDHFFSIWRNCSNDLKDCLGSVVIPIGSLSVGLCRHRAILFKVLADAIDLPCRIAKGCKYCKRDDASSCLVRFGIEREYLVDLIGKPGNLSEPDSLLNGPSSISFSSPLRFPRLKPAETTIDFRSLAKQYFSDCVSLELVFDNNSAEQFDGKCKDRNNPRPILTDSNRSSHLPLHPQDSHPSSREQGSETYQSCNPPQNIVDSTVGKYPPPIKHKRPAGIPTPLALTNTNDDMIEGKRFAEGSQLIPSKHARELNLDMEDLDIPWCDLVLREKIGSGSFGTVHRAEWNGSDVAVKILMEQDFLAERFKEFLREVAIMKRLRHPNIVLFMGAVTQPPNLSIVTEYLSRGSLYRLLHRSGAKEVLDERRRLGMAYDVAKGMNYLHKRNPPIVHRDLKSPNLLVDKKYTVKVCDFGLSRLKANTFLSSKSAAGTPEWMAPEVLRDEPSNEKSDVYSFGVILWELATLQQPWINLNPAQVVAAVGFKGKRLEIPHDVNPQVAALIDACWANEPWKRPSFASIMDSLRPLLKPPTPQPGCPSMPLLT